One Thermosphaera aggregans DNA segment encodes these proteins:
- a CDS encoding metal ABC transporter permease produces MKFKETYLTLVLLVTITLVASVSSALIFDPRKIITYLMMGLTFSLTSIIVYYRKMEFLASSATHTSLLAVITGLMLESLTGVQFPVWSLLIGLFIIYLAGVLIRKGLDPNNTSAVIVASTSAFSVIGGYLLITLFPVSYNLNSLFLGDPLLLSSRDVLLVTLVTVVVSIIFVFSIYEILSLGIDEVSVKLLGLKTEVYDILTYTIIGLTSIGLLRVSGYILQHVLILLPAITASFYSNSGKELILYSITLSLFSCSIGFLLSLYFNLSPTGLTGVVLVVFMVHGILRRWIK; encoded by the coding sequence GTGAAGTTTAAAGAAACATATTTGACACTAGTTCTCCTGGTGACAATAACCTTAGTAGCTTCTGTGAGCTCAGCTTTAATCTTTGATCCGAGGAAAATAATCACGTATTTAATGATGGGTCTCACCTTTTCCCTGACCAGCATTATTGTTTACTATAGAAAAATGGAGTTTCTCGCCTCTAGCGCTACACATACGAGCCTTCTAGCAGTAATCACGGGTTTAATGCTGGAATCCCTCACGGGTGTTCAATTCCCGGTATGGTCTTTGTTAATCGGACTCTTCATTATCTACTTAGCGGGAGTATTGATCAGGAAGGGCTTAGACCCTAATAATACATCAGCAGTAATAGTAGCCTCAACCTCGGCTTTCAGCGTGATAGGGGGTTACCTGCTGATAACGCTATTCCCTGTCAGCTATAATTTAAACTCTCTTTTCCTCGGAGACCCCCTTCTACTATCCAGCAGAGACGTGTTGCTCGTGACTCTCGTTACAGTGGTGGTTTCAATTATTTTCGTCTTCTCAATATATGAAATACTTTCACTAGGTATTGACGAAGTGTCTGTGAAACTGCTAGGTTTGAAAACCGAGGTTTACGACATCCTCACCTACACCATTATCGGCTTAACAAGCATAGGGTTGCTAAGGGTTAGTGGATACATTCTTCAACACGTTTTAATACTCCTACCAGCAATAACCGCATCCTTCTACTCTAACAGCGGAAAAGAACTAATCCTCTACTCGATAACGCTTTCCCTATTCTCCTGTAGCATCGGATTCCTACTATCCCTATACTTCAACCTGAGCCCCACTGGCCTCACAGGAGTCGTCCTCGTGGTTTTCATGGTTCACGGGATCTTGAGGAGGTGGATTAAGTGA